In Chryseobacterium sp., the genomic window TAAACTTACCCAGATTTTTGGATCTTTACTGCAGACGATCAATCAGTATTACCAATTCCAGAAGCCCGATAAAACCCAGAAAATTGATCCGGGGCAGCATTTTTCTTTTACGTCCAAAATTAAAAATGATGATCTGATCAGGAAATTTGTTCCGGATCTGAAAAGTTTTGAAACGATTAATTTAGCCGGAAACTACGATGCAGATTCCCGGAAAATTGAAATTGACGGACAGATCCCCCAATTATTATACGGAGAAAATTCAATTGAAAATGCCGCATTAAAAGTAACCAATGAAAATCAGGCACTGCAGTATAATCTTAATGCAGCAGCCTTAAAAAGCTCAAGCTTATCTTTAAATAAAATTGATATCACCGGGGATGTGGCTGATAATACGATCAATTACAACATCACGACCAAAGATGATAAAAATGCCACGCAATTCCTCATTGCAGGACGCGCGAAATCATTGAACGACATTACGGAGATATCCTTAAATCCCAACGGTTTAAAACTGAATTATGCAGATTGGAATGTCGCAGAAAACAATAAGATCCAGATCAGTAACAAAGGAATTTTAGCCGATAATTTTACCCTTTCCAATGGGGGAAGCGAAATTTCAGTTCAATCCGAAAGTGACAGCCCGGCCAGTCCTTTACATGTTTCGCTGAAAGATTTTAAAATTGAAACCATTACAGAACTTATTAAAAAAGATACAGTTCTGGCAAGAGGAACCATCAATGGCACCGCCCAACTGAAGGATATTATGAAAAATATGTCCTTCACTTCCGACCTCAATATTTCAGATCTCATTGTTTACGGAAGTCCCGTCGGAAACCTTGCTGTGAAAGTGAATAATTCTTCAAAAAATATTTTAAATGCTGATATCGCTCTTTCCGGAAACAATAACGATGTAAAAATCCTCGGAGATTACAATACTTCTTCAAGCACCTTTGACCTGAATATGGCGATCAACCAGCTTCAGATGAAAAGTCTGCAGGGTTTCTCAATGAACGCGATCACCAATACGGAAGGTTATCTTTCAGGAAATCTAAAAATTACCGGAACTACTGCTCAACCCAATATTCTGGGAAAAGTAAAACTCAATAATGCAGGGCTGGAAATAGCAAAAACAGGAAGTGACTTCAGAAAACTGAACGATGAGATCGATTTCACCAGCCGCGGTATTGAATTTAATCAATTTAAAATCAACGATAAAGACGGAAATTCTCTTATTGTAGACGGACAGGTATTGACGCAGACATACAGGGATTTTGCATTTAATCTTAATGTCAATGCCAAAGATTTCAAAGTGGTGAACTCAGAAAAATCGAACGATGCCATGATGTATGGTATTCTTGCAATTGATGCAGGGCTGCGCATCCGCGGAAATCTTGATCTGCCCAAAGTAGATGGAAGGTTAAGTGTCGCAGACAATACGGATTTTACTTTTGTTCTCCCTCAATCTACTCCATCTTTACAGGAAAGAGACGGAATTGTAGAGTTTGTGGATCAGGACCAGGTAGTACTCAATAAAACGATCAAAACAGATTCGATTAATGCACAAAGCCGCATCAAAGGAATGGATGTAAGCGTTAACATTGAGGTAAGCAAGGAAGCCAAACTGTCCCTGATCATAGACAAAGCCAACGGAGATTTTGTACAGCTTCAGGGAGAGGCTGAACTGACCGGAGGAATTGATCCTTCAGGAAAAACTACTCTGGTGGGAGTGTATGAAGTAGAAAAAGGAAGCTATGATCTTTCTGTAAGCTTTCTGAAGCGTAAGTTTGATATCCAGAAAGGAAGCACCATTACCTGGACCGGTGAGCCTACGATGGCCGTAATGGATATTACAGCAGTTTATAAAACTGAAGCACCTCCTATCGATCTGGTGGAACAGCAGGTAAGTGGTGAAAGCACCTCAATGATGAACCAGTTTAAGCAGAGAATACCTTTTAATGCTTTACTGAAAATGAAAGGTGAGCTATTGAAACCTCAGCTAACGTTTGATATTACTACGGAAGAAAAAAATAACTCTATATCGTCGAATGTAAAGGATATTGTGGATCAGAAACTTGCCCAGCTCAGAACACAGGAGTCTGAAATGAATAAGCAGGTATTTGCTTTACTGCTTCTGAACCGCTTTATCGGGGAAAACCCGTTTGAAAGCGGTGCCGGAATGTCTGCAGAAACGATGGCAAGGCAAAGTGTGAGTAAGATCCTTTCTCAGCAATTAAATAATCTTGCAGCGGGACTGATCAAAGGAGTTGACCTCAATTTTGGTCTTGATTCTTCAGAAGATTATTCCACCGGACAGAAAAATACCAGAACTGACCTGAATGTGGATATCAGTAAAAAATTGTTGAATGACAGATTGAAAGTGACGGTAGGAAGTAATTTCGGACTGGAAGGGCAAGCCCGCCAGAATGAAAATATGACCAATATTGCAGGCAATGTTTCTGTAGATTACAGTCTTTCTAAAGACGGAAGATATATGCTGCGTGCCTACCGTAAAGATGAATATCAGGTTGCCCTTCAGGGACAGATTATTGAAACCGGAGTTGGATTTATCATTACGTTGGATTACGACAAATTCCGGGAGATTTTCCAAAAATCTAAAGAAAAGAAACCCAAAAAGAATCAAAACAATCAAGTGGTAGAATTTAAATAATGAGTAATATATTCCATACATATTGTAAATATTTGTTTGCTTCCGGGCTGGCATCTGCTGTAATTTCCTGCAGCAATACAAGATTTTTAAAAGAGGGTCAGATGCTTTACACCGGAGCTGAAGTAAAGATCGAAAACGACACCATTTCAAAAAAAGAAAGGAAAGATCTTCAGTCTGCATTGGAAGCTAATCTCACTCCCAAACCCAACTCTACATTTTTGGGAATGCGCCCTAAGCTGTATTTTTATAATATCACCAAAGAGCCTAAAAAGGACAAAGGCTTTAACTACTGGCTTAAATATAAAATAGGTGAAAAACCTGTATTATTGGGCGATGTAGATCGTGAATTCAATAAAGATATTATTGAAAACTATTCTGAAAACAAAGGATATTTCAATGCCAGGGCCACTTATGATACGGTTTTAAAGAATAAAAAAGCACAAGTCATTTATACGGTAAGACCCGGCTCCCGATATTTGATTGATGGCGTTAAATTCCAAAAAGATTCTACTCTTGTCAACCAGGAAATTCAAAGCTTAACCAAGAGGACTCTTCTTAAAAACGGAAAACCATTTGACCTGGATGTCATTAAAGCGGAAAGGGAAAGAATTGATAACGGGCTGAAAGAAAGAGGTTTTTATTATTTCCATCCTGATAATATTATTGTACAGGCAGACAGTACCGTAAGCAAAAATCATAAGGTTGAGCTTAATGTAAAGCTTAAAGATAACACGCCGGATCTGGCCACTCAACAGTTCAGCATTGATAAAGTTGTTGTATTCCCCAATTATAACATCCAGGATGTAAAAGACGGGAAATACACTATTCCTATGGATAAAGATTCTCTTTCCAAATATGCTTTTGATGACATTTATGTAATTGATCCGCAACATAAATTTAAACCTAAGATTTTCGATAGAGCCTTGTATTTCAAAAAAGGAGATCTTTACAACCGTTCCAACCATAACCTTACTCTGAACCGGCTTATCAGTCTCGGAGTTTTCAAGTTTGTGAAAAATGAGTTCATTGTATCTGACTCGTTAAGCCATACATTTGATGCTTATTATTTACTGACTCCAAGACAAATCCAATCTCTCCGTCTGGAAGCTTTAGGAAGAACAAACTCTGCAAACTATGCCGGTAGTGAGCTTAACCTGAACTGGACCCACAGAAATTTCTTCCGGGGTGCGGAGCAGTTTAAGGCAGCTATATATGGAGCTTTTGATTTCCAGATGGGCGGACCGGAAAATGCAAAAAATTTATTTAGAGCAGGGGCAAACACCCAGCTTTCCATTCCCAGAATTGTAGCCCCATTCCGTTTTCATTCTTCAAGTGCATTTGTTCCACGAACGAATATCAATTTAGGTTTTGAATTCCAGAATCGTACTCAATATTATACGCTGAATACTTTTACGGCCTCATTCGGATATCTTTGGAAAGAAAATGTAAGAAAGGAGCATGATCTGAAAATATTTGATGTAACTCTGGTATCTCCTGCAAAAGTTACGGCTTTATATGATTCAATATCTGCAAAGAGCCAGGCGATGCAAAGGGTTGTACAAAAGCAGCTTATTTTTGGACCTACCTATTCCTATACGTATACCAATACGATGCAGTCCAGACCTACTACGATTTATTATAAAGGGACCTTAGATCTGGCAGGAAATATTACAGGTCTTGTAACGGGTGCCAATGTAAAAAAAGATAAAGAAAAAACACTGTTCGGAATTCCTTTCAGTCAATATGCTAAAATAGAAAATGACTTCAGGCTTTATCATAAGTTTACTGAGAAAACATCTTTAGCAACAAGGTTTATTGCAGGAATTGCCTATCCTTACGGTAATTCCCAGAATGTTCCTTTTTCCAAGCAGTTTTTTTCAGGAGGCAGCAACAGTATCAGAGCATTCCGGGCAAGAACCCTGGGGCCGGGCAGTTTTGATCCAAGAACAATACAGTCGGGATATTATTTTGATCAGTCCGGAGACATCAAGTTAGAATTAAATGCTGAATACCGTGCAAACCTCTATAAATTCTTAAATGTCGCAGCCTTTGTTGATGCCGGAAATATCTGGCTTGTTAATGAAGATAAGGAGCGGCCGGGGGCAAAATTCTCAAAGGAATTTTTAAATGAAATTGCTGTAGGAGCCGGAGTTGGCCTAAGACTTGATTTTTCTATCCTGATTTTAAGATTGGATTTAGCAATGCCTCTGCGAGTTCCTTACTATGAAAAGGGAGACAGGTGGGCATTTAACAGGATCAATTTTGGTGATCCAAGCTGGAGAAAAGATAACCTTATTTTAAATATTGCCATCGGATATCCTTTTTAATATGATCAATACTATAAAATTTTTCTGGGAGGTTCTGAAAGATACATTTACAGAATGGAACAATTCATCCGCATCAAAAGATTCGGCAAGTCTGGCCTATTATGCGATCTTTTCTATTCCTGGATTATTGATTATTATTATCTGGGTGCTTGGCAATTTCTTTGGTGAGGAGGCGATCCGGGGACAAATAAGTACTCAGATCAATGGTATTATGGGACCTGATGTAGCAAGAAGCATTGAAGGAATGCTGGCTGGCGCCCTGATCGACAAAGAGAATATTTTTATGAAAGCAGTAGGAGTTGGCTCACTGGTTTTTGGGTCTACTACCCTGTTCTTTCAGCTTCAACATTCATTAAATGCACTTTGGGATGTAGAGGCAGCTCCCAAGAAAGCCCTTCTCAAGTTTTTACTGGATAGAGCCAACTCTTTAGGGATGATCCTTATTTTAGGATTTTTATTGATGATTACCATGATCCTTTCTTCCCTGATCAGTCTTTTCAGTAAAATCATTACTCAATATTTCGGTCTTGAAACGTATATCATTGCTGAATTGGTAAATTTCACTATAGGTTTTGGGCTTGTCATGCTTTTATTTGCGCTCATGTTTAAAGTGCTTCCCGATGTCTTGATCAGCTGGAAGCCCGTTTGGAGAGGAGCTTTCCTGACAGCCATTCTATTTACCTTAGGAAAATTTCTGTTAAGCCTTTATTTCAATCAGGTAAAACCTACTTCTACGTTTGGGGCCGCCGGAACGGTTATCCTGATCATGATGTGGATCAACTATTCCTGTATGCTCATATTTTTCGGAGCTAAATTCACCAAAGTCTATACTTACAAAAAAGGATATAAAGTCTCTCTTTCTAAGCATGCACGATGGACTGCTGCTAAACTCTATGCAGACAGTCTGAAACAGATGCACGGGGAGAATGGGTAAATACGAGGTGTTTAAGAAAGAAGCCTATACAGCGTATAAATCATTACTACGGTACATTGTATAACACAAAAAAACCTCCTGGAAAATTCAGGAGGTTTTATTTTTACATTCTGTTGACCGTTCCGATTCCCAGAAGCTCTAAAGATCTTTTGATCGTTTTCGCCGTGAGATCTGAAACATTCAAACGGAATTGCTTTACATTTTCATCATCCTGATTCAGGATTGGATTATTCTGATAGAAAGAGTTGTATGCTTTCACAAGATCATATACATAATTAGCCACTAATGCCGGGCTTAAAGTTTCTGCTGACTTAGCCACCACAGTTTTAAAGTTGGCCAACTGCATGGTCAGTTCTTTCTCAGACTGGTTTAGCACTACATCGGCAGTCTCTTGCTGCGCATAATCTGCTTTAGACAGTAATGACTGGATACGTGCATAGGTATATTGAATAAATGGCCCCGTGTTTCCGTTAAAGTCAATACTTTCTGCAGGATTGAAAAGCATTTTTTTCTTAGGATCAACTTTTAGCATAAAATATTTCAATGCTCCAAGACCTACTGTTTCATAAGAAGCTTCTTTATCCTGTTCAGAAAGATTTTCCAGTTTCCCAAGCTCCTGGGCTTTGGATTTTGCTGTTTCATACATTTCCTGCATCAGGTCATCAGCATCTACAACGGTTCCTTCACGGGATTTCATTTTGCCTTCAGGAAGCTCTACCATTCCGTAAGAAAGGTGGTACAGCTGGTCTGCCCACTCATATCCTAATTTCTTCAGGATCTTAAATAAAACCTGGAAGTGATAATCCTGCTCATTTCCTACGGTATAGATCAGCTTCTGAATATTGTTTTGTTTAAAACGTTCCACTGCGGTCCCTAAATCCTGAGTCATATACACTGAAGTACCGTCTGAACGTAATAATAGCTTCTGATCAAGTCCTTCATCTGTAAGATCACACCAAACAGAGCCGTCTTCTTTCTTATATAAAACTCCTTTATCCAGCCCTTCCTGAATAAGGTCTTTTCCTAAAATATACGTATTACTTTCATATTGAACCTGGTCAAAGCCAACGCCTAATCTTTTATAGGTTTCATTGAATCCTTTATATACCCATGAATTCATTTCCGCCCACAAGTTTCTTACTGCCTCATCCCCATTTTCCCAATCTACAAGCATTTTCTGAGCTTCTTTCATCATGGGAGCTTCTTTTTTAGCCTGCTCTTCTCCCACGCCCTGCCCTACAAGATCTGCTATTTCTTTTTTGTAGTTTTTATCAAACTCTACATAATAGTTTCCTACAAATTTATCTCCTTTGGTATTCGTTGTTTCCGGCGTTTCCCCGTTCCCGAATTTCTCCCAGGCTAGCATCGATTTACAGATGTGAATTCCTCTGTCATTAATGATCTGTGTTTTGATCACATCATACCCTGCTTCTTCTAAAATCTGGGCTACAGAAAATCCTAATAAATTATTTCTGATATGCCCCAGGTGTAAAGGCTTATTGGTATTCGGAGAAGAATACTCTACCATTACCGTAGCATTTTTCTTTTCTGTTGTGGAGAAACCATTGCTTACAGATCTGAAGTTATCAATAAAAAACTGGTTTTTAACTTTAACATTAAGGAAGCCTTTTACGACGTTAAAGCTTTCCAAAAGCTCTGTCTGTTCTGTCAAAGCTTCACCCAGTTCAACTCCAATACTTTCCGGATTCTTTTTTAACTGTTTTACCAACGGAAATGTAACGATTGTAAAATCTCCCTCAAATTCCGTTTTATTTTCCTGAATTTCCAGTTTGATATCTTTTAACTGATATACATTTAAAATAACCTCTGAAAGTTTCCCTTCTATAATATCTTTAATATTCATGCTCTTAAGTTTATATTTAATGGTTATAAGGAGTTTTTCCAAACAATCACCTTTCTTTGAGATTAAACATTTTCATGGGCTCTGCTACCTCTCAAAATTTCGAACTACAAATATACGGAAATAAAAAAACCGCCCGAAGGCGGTATAATATGAATGTTGTTAAAAATAAGTGTTAGTTTTTGTCCCAGAAGAGTTTGGTTGTCAGCTTATCTCCACCTATTGAAGCTGCTGCCGCTGCATAATTAGTAGGATTTGTTGTTGTTTCTCTCACCGGATACTGTAATCTTACAGGAACTTTTCCTTCAGCTTGAGAAACAGCAGTAGGCGGAGCCACAAGAACAGGATAATCCAGTCTTCTATAGAAGTTCCAACCTACCATACCTTGATTAAACATGGCTATCCATGACTGTTCCCCTATAGACTTTTTCCAGTTTCCGGCATTATAAGGATTAGCAGCCAAATATACTGCAGCATCTGAAGTAGAAACACCCCATTCAGATAAAGAAGCATTTACCGCATTTGCATAAGCCACCGCTGAAGTTGCTCCAATACCCCAACGTGCGGAAGCCTCTGCCAAGTAAAATGCTACCTCAGTATAATTCAGGATAACCCCCGGCGTTGTTTCCTTATAAGCAAAATCTCCGATATGGCTATTTGCAGCAAAACTAGAAGGAGTGCCTATGGTTCCACCTTTATATGGAACGACATTATTATCAAAATATTTTGCTCTTCTCGGATCTGAAGATGTATTCATATAATCAACTACTGTTTTTCCAGCAACAAAGTCATTTCTATTACTTGCCACCAGATTTTCAAACAATGGATTAAAGTTGGGTGATGCACTTAAATATCCAAACAGACAATTATCTGCTGAACTTGTCATTACACCAGCACTGATAGCTTCTGCTGCAGTAGCTTGTGCTAAAGCTGAATTAGAATCAGCAATTCCAATTGCCAGTTTCAATAATAATGAATTACCAAATGTTTTCCATTTCGTTAAGTCTCCATTATAAAACAGATCTCCGGAGCTAAAGGTACCACCGCTAGTATCTATTGATGCTACATCTTTTTTTAACCTGGTAATTAAATCTGTATAAATATCCGCTCCTTTATCATATTTAGGTAAAGAATTTGATCCTATATTATTAGATTCTTTATATGGTATATCTCCATAAGTATCCACCAATGTCTGATAAATAAAAACCTGCTGCATATCCAGAATAGCCAATTGATTAGTTCGGGTTATTGGCCATGTACTTTGCTCGGTTGCTGTTGGCACATACTCGTTTATAATATTTTTAGCTTTTACCAGATTTTGCATTGTATCCACATACAAGTCCAGCCATACATTGTTAGAAATATTCCTGTTTACAAAATCATAATTACTTTCATCAACATAAGTTACCTCCTGCCAATACTGCATTATTAACCTGAAATTATTTTCATTTACACTTGGTGTATTCAAATAATCAGACAGCTGTTTTTGAGAATATGACAATAAGGCTTCAGGTTTTGTTGTATATGAGCTGTTTGGATCTGTATTTAATTCATCAAAATTACTACATGATAATACAGATACACCGATGGATAATAATCCTATATATTTAAATATTTTTTTCATTTTAAATTTATTTAGAAGTTAGCCTTAATACTAAAAGAATAAACTCTTGAAGTTGGCATTACACCAGATTGATAGCCCTGGGCGTTACCTGAGCTAAACGCGGCTTCAGGATCTGCATATGGCAAATTTTTGTGAATGATCCATAAATTATTACCTATCGCACTAAATGTAAGCCCTTTAAAGAAAGTATTTGCTAAATACTTAGAAGGAATACTATAAGATATTGCAACTTCTCTTAATTTTACAAAACTTGCATCATATACAAATGCTGAAGCTGGTGCATATCTATAACCATATAATCCGTAATTCTGACCGGATACACGAATATTATTTACTGAGCCGTCAGTTTTTACTCCTGGTAAAATCACACCTCCTCCTTGGCTTATTGGATTTCTTACCGGATTTCCTAAATCATTTAATCCTGCAGTTTCAGGATAAATACCAGTGGCTAAACCATAATATTGGTCAAGCGAAAAGATACTACCCCCTTTTCTCCAATCGATCTGGAATGATAATTGAAAGTCCTTATAACTAAATTTATTAATCAGTCCACCGAACCAATCTGCCTGCATATTACCAATAACATTATTAGTTGAGGAAGAAATTAAATATCTACCATTAGCTCCTACAGTTTTCTGGCCATTTGTATAAACATAGTCAGTTCCCTTAATAGTTCCATACAAGTCATCTAAACTTGCATTAATTGTTACGCCACCCTGAAAAGATCCTAATGTAATATTTTCATTTCCCGGGGCAATTTTAGTAACTTTAGTTTGAGGGTTAGACCAGTTTGCATTTATGTCCCATCTGAAGTTTTCAGATTTAAGAGGCGTCATATTTAATGAGATCTCCCAACCATCTGTTCTTAGATTACCTGCGTTCTGGATTTTTGTAGCAACACCATTACCGTAAGAAACCGGTAGAGCCAAAATTTGGTCAAATGCATCATTTTTAAACCAAGCAATATCAAATCCTAATCTGTTTTTAAAGAACTGGGCATTTAAACCAAGCTCAGTTTGCTTTGATCTTTGTGGTCTTAAATCCGGATTTTTTTCGGAGGTATTATAATAAATCATTGGCAGGTCACCAAATGATGTAGAAGTAATATATTGATTTCTTAGCTGATCTGCAGCTGTATCACTTCCCACTTCTGCATAAGAAGCTCTAAATTTACCAAAATTCATGACACCGCCTTTTAAAAAATTCCAATTCGAGAATACAACACTCGCTGAACCGGAGTAATACCAGTATATATTATTATTTACAGGTAAGGCAGAAGATTGGTCTCTTCTTACTGTTCCTTCCAAATAATAGGTTCCCTGATACCCTAAACTAGCCTGAGCAAAAATACCCGCAATCCTTTTAGTCGTATCAATTGTAACAGGTTTTGGGTTGGCCGAATCTGAGTTAGAAACAGTATAAATTCCAGGAACGTACAGTCCTCCAGAAGTTGATTGCGAATTACTATAAAAATTAATAACATTTAAGTTTGTTCCTAATAATGCATTTAAGTTTAAACCATTATCAAAATCTTTCTTATAGTTGGCTATGAAATCATAATTCGTTTCTCTTTGTTTGATTTGCATTACAGCAAAGCCTGAAGGCTGATCAACTGCAGTCAAACCAAATCCCATTAATTCAGGAATAGAGCCAACTGCCTTTCGGTCTTCCATTCTTTGTGTAAAACCATCTGTTCCGACTCTTGCCAATAAATTTAAATTCTTTGTAACATCATAACTTAAAGAGAAGTTACCTGCAAATCTTTCCCTTGTATCATAAACGGCATTTTCATAAACCTGGAAATATGGATTATTCCAGTATGCCGGAGTTAAGTTATCGGGTCCGGCAATGTTCCATGTATAATTATTTCCGGAATTCTTATAGAAGTATTGCTGATCTTTAAGATCAACATTCACAGGCCACCATTGTCTGAAGCCAGAAATTAAATTACCGCTATACCCTGTAGAGTTTCTTCCTTTTACATTTTGAGAAACATAGGTAGCGCCGATGGTTGCCATTAAATTATCCACCAATTTGTAAGAAGCATTCCCCATAACGGTGTTCTTGTTCAATGATGTATTTGGCATAATATCAGATCCATTCTGATTATTAAATGACAATCTGAACGATCCGGTATCTCCTCCTTTGGAAAAGGATATACCATTGTTATAATTTATACCTTTTTGGAAAAACTTTGATGGATCATTTTTTGCAGCTACCCATGCAGTTGCCTTATTATAAGTAGGAGATCCCGGAATGAAAGAACCATATTGATAAACCATCAGATCAGGATTGAAGGCTGCGCCGTAGGATGCATCTTCCGTAGTAGGCGACATAGGCGCTCCGTTATATTCTGCAAATTGAGAATTTTCATTTGGCCCATAGTAATAGCCGTATCCTTGACCATATTGCTTTTGATAAGTAGGAAAAGTTTCTTTATTGATCGCTGCAATACTTATTGATGAATTGAGTTCTATTCCAATATTTTTGCCTTTTTTACCTTTTTTAGTTGTAATAATAATCGCACCATTTTGAGCTCTGGAACCATATAGCGCCGTTGCAGCAGCCCCTTTCAATACGTTTAAATCTTCAATATCATTTGGGTTAATATCTGAGATTGTATTACCAAAGTCATAACCAGGTCTCCCTTGCAATGATTGTGCAGATGTATTATTATTTGCATTAATCATAGGTACACCATCAATAACAAATAGTGGTTGATTATTACCTGCTATAGATTTATAACCTCTTAAAACAATGTCAACGGATCCACCAAAGTTCGAAACGGACTTTACCTGTAAACCCGATACTTTTCCTGACAAATTACTTGTGAAATTACTTGTTGGAGATTTTGTCAGATCACCTGCATCAACACTTTGTGTTGAGTATCCTAAAGATTTTTTCTCTCTTTTAATCCCAAGTGCAGTCACCACTACACCTTCAATCTCTTTTGTTTTAACAGTGTCTTTCTTTTCCTGAGCATTGGCAACAGCAATCGAAGAAGACATTACTAAAACAAGAAGACCTGTTGTTAATTTCTTCATATCTAAATTAATTTTTGTATCCGGACAAATTTGTTAAACTCTATTAACAATTCAAAGAAAAAGGTTAAAAAATTAAAAAATCACGAACAAAAGAATCTAAATAATGAAAAGTATTTAAAAAATAAAGTTAAAAATAAAATATTGCGAAAAATATAAACATTACAATATTGAAAAAAATAAATTTTCTTTAAACAAATCACTTATATAATAAATTAAAACCATATCAAATAGCCGAATACTAGTAAAAGCTCAACACAATCAAATATAATTTTCATATATAGTATTCATTCAAGAAAATTAAAAAGATATTTTTATATAAAAAAAACCGCCCGAAGGCGGTATAATATGAATGTTGTTAAAATAAGTGTTAGTTTTTGTCCCAGAAGAGTTTGGTTGTAGCTTTATCTCCACCTATCTTACTAGCAGCTGCAGAAACATTCGCTCCATTCAATACATATTCTTGATCAGAGTAAGGCATTCTGTATGGTACTGAAGATAAATTGGATTTTGGAGGGTTCACAAGAATAGGATTATCCAGACGTCTTGTAAAGTTCCAACAAGCTAAGCCTCTATTAAACATAGCGATCCAAGCTTGCACACCAATAGATTTCTTCCAGTTGGCGGCATTATATGGATTTGCAAGTAAATATGCTGCAGTATCTGTTGCACTTACTCCGTTTTCATTCATTGAAGCTGTGACTGCAGTGACATAAAGATCAGCAGCTGTTCCACCTACTGAATAACCTCTTGCTGCAGCTTCAGCCTTTAAAAAAGCAACT contains:
- a CDS encoding translocation/assembly module TamB; this encodes MKLKINTTKLLKRIAITFISILVLLTLLILSLRLPAVQNFIKDRLVVYLEKKIKTKVSLEKVYIGFPNSLVMENLYLKGQDVDTLLSVKKLDVGLHMLKLISSTADITSVDMQGARANVVRKPDGKFNFDYIMDAFATSDKEESPSKPFIISLDKINLKDIGVTFNDQQSRNDIKLYFKSFDTRVKKFDLSKNTYAVNDINLDGLKLKLKQGIVEEVSKKVEKKVDSLNKKKPMSIGLRGIKLTHFDIDYGDDNTKTFAKVVFKELSTKVNKLDLENNSYHIANVFLSGADINANLYLPAQNANPKNSKEPEPSKVSDQDKAIHLLLGKLVLNDVKAAYNNTAIAPTQQGMDFNHLNFSKMNVEVRSFKMENNTFAGTVNSAEIQEGRGLDIQKFNTDFVYAEKEAYLKSLYLQTPKTLLRDEIILNYNSIEQLSSNLGAVKISARIKDSKVGFSDILNLVPGLKNTVPFNKYPNAILNVNANVKGSVNDLFIQDLKVSGLDQLRVAASGRVRNAMNPDQLYYDLRIGEFSSNAKTIFNLVPKNTIPSNIALPSHFSVKGNAKGTTKVINTDLNLYSTLGNAAIIANIDMRRKNHELYDVKANLQGIQVGKIIKNKDIGPVTAQIAAKGESFDFKNANANVKGHVASAVYKGYRYQNMDLTGKINRGAYHVILNSKDPNAHLQLTASGVYDEKNPTVKVNGEVIKLDVNKLGFYEKPMIIAGKIDGDFTSLDPNNLNGYLNLKDFAFSDTKEVYPVQEVNLKASSTKDSTQIIFNSQIADAELKGKYKLTQIFGSLLQTINQYYQFQKPDKTQKIDPGQHFSFTSKIKNDDLIRKFVPDLKSFETINLAGNYDADSRKIEIDGQIPQLLYGENSIENAALKVTNENQALQYNLNAAALKSSSLSLNKIDITGDVADNTINYNITTKDDKNATQFLIAGRAKSLNDITEISLNPNGLKLNYADWNVAENNKIQISNKGILADNFTLSNGGSEISVQSESDSPASPLHVSLKDFKIETITELIKKDTVLARGTINGTAQLKDIMKNMSFTSDLNISDLIVYGSPVGNLAVKVNNSSKNILNADIALSGNNNDVKILGDYNTSSSTFDLNMAINQLQMKSLQGFSMNAITNTEGYLSGNLKITGTTAQPNILGKVKLNNAGLEIAKTGSDFRKLNDEIDFTSRGIEFNQFKINDKDGNSLIVDGQVLTQTYRDFAFNLNVNAKDFKVVNSEKSNDAMMYGILAIDAGLRIRGNLDLPKVDGRLSVADNTDFTFVLPQSTPSLQERDGIVEFVDQDQVVLNKTIKTDSINAQSRIKGMDVSVNIEVSKEAKLSLIIDKANGDFVQLQGEAELTGGIDPSGKTTLVGVYEVEKGSYDLSVSFLKRKFDIQKGSTITWTGEPTMAVMDITAVYKTEAPPIDLVEQQVSGESTSMMNQFKQRIPFNALLKMKGELLKPQLTFDITTEEKNNSISSNVKDIVDQKLAQLRTQESEMNKQVFALLLLNRFIGENPFESGAGMSAETMARQSVSKILSQQLNNLAAGLIKGVDLNFGLDSSEDYSTGQKNTRTDLNVDISKKLLNDRLKVTVGSNFGLEGQARQNENMTNIAGNVSVDYSLSKDGRYMLRAYRKDEYQVALQGQIIETGVGFIITLDYDKFREIFQKSKEKKPKKNQNNQVVEFK
- a CDS encoding BamA/TamA family outer membrane protein, translated to MSNIFHTYCKYLFASGLASAVISCSNTRFLKEGQMLYTGAEVKIENDTISKKERKDLQSALEANLTPKPNSTFLGMRPKLYFYNITKEPKKDKGFNYWLKYKIGEKPVLLGDVDREFNKDIIENYSENKGYFNARATYDTVLKNKKAQVIYTVRPGSRYLIDGVKFQKDSTLVNQEIQSLTKRTLLKNGKPFDLDVIKAERERIDNGLKERGFYYFHPDNIIVQADSTVSKNHKVELNVKLKDNTPDLATQQFSIDKVVVFPNYNIQDVKDGKYTIPMDKDSLSKYAFDDIYVIDPQHKFKPKIFDRALYFKKGDLYNRSNHNLTLNRLISLGVFKFVKNEFIVSDSLSHTFDAYYLLTPRQIQSLRLEALGRTNSANYAGSELNLNWTHRNFFRGAEQFKAAIYGAFDFQMGGPENAKNLFRAGANTQLSIPRIVAPFRFHSSSAFVPRTNINLGFEFQNRTQYYTLNTFTASFGYLWKENVRKEHDLKIFDVTLVSPAKVTALYDSISAKSQAMQRVVQKQLIFGPTYSYTYTNTMQSRPTTIYYKGTLDLAGNITGLVTGANVKKDKEKTLFGIPFSQYAKIENDFRLYHKFTEKTSLATRFIAGIAYPYGNSQNVPFSKQFFSGGSNSIRAFRARTLGPGSFDPRTIQSGYYFDQSGDIKLELNAEYRANLYKFLNVAAFVDAGNIWLVNEDKERPGAKFSKEFLNEIAVGAGVGLRLDFSILILRLDLAMPLRVPYYEKGDRWAFNRINFGDPSWRKDNLILNIAIGYPF
- a CDS encoding YihY/virulence factor BrkB family protein gives rise to the protein MINTIKFFWEVLKDTFTEWNNSSASKDSASLAYYAIFSIPGLLIIIIWVLGNFFGEEAIRGQISTQINGIMGPDVARSIEGMLAGALIDKENIFMKAVGVGSLVFGSTTLFFQLQHSLNALWDVEAAPKKALLKFLLDRANSLGMILILGFLLMITMILSSLISLFSKIITQYFGLETYIIAELVNFTIGFGLVMLLFALMFKVLPDVLISWKPVWRGAFLTAILFTLGKFLLSLYFNQVKPTSTFGAAGTVILIMMWINYSCMLIFFGAKFTKVYTYKKGYKVSLSKHARWTAAKLYADSLKQMHGENG